From Candidatus Syntrophoarchaeum caldarius, the proteins below share one genomic window:
- a CDS encoding iron ABC transporter permease has product MSRSEVKEEYRSFIRQRILFVLILLVITPLLVGYAATLGSADISVKAAYDAILHRFFPDRFNPAPTEKLDSGTIVTILWTLRLPRIVLGILAGIGLALAGAVMQAILKNPLASPYTLGIASAASFGASLAIILGVGLVGGEHLIIANAFIFAMIAALLIYLLSIKRTSPEMMVLAGIAIMYLFSAMTSSLQYMGEAEEVQEVVYWMFGSLGRADWESSFPYGNIGIIAMVLLVTIPYLLLKSWDLNALGAGDETAKSLGVRVERIRITCMFIASFITASIIAFTGTIGFIGLVCPHITRMMIGSDHRFLLPGTCLTGAVLLLATDTVARTIVAPVILPVGIVTAFMGVPLFVYLLMRQRGGYW; this is encoded by the coding sequence GTGAGCAGATCAGAGGTAAAAGAAGAATACAGAAGTTTTATCCGGCAGAGGATCCTCTTCGTCCTCATACTCCTTGTGATCACGCCACTTCTTGTGGGCTATGCTGCAACGCTTGGCTCCGCCGATATATCTGTAAAGGCTGCCTATGATGCGATACTCCATAGGTTCTTCCCTGATCGTTTCAATCCTGCACCAACTGAAAAGCTTGATTCTGGTACGATCGTGACAATCCTCTGGACATTGCGACTTCCAAGGATCGTGCTTGGCATCCTTGCAGGGATCGGTCTTGCTCTTGCAGGAGCTGTGATGCAGGCGATACTCAAAAACCCCCTTGCATCTCCTTATACCTTAGGGATAGCATCGGCCGCATCCTTTGGTGCATCGCTTGCGATAATACTTGGGGTTGGATTGGTTGGAGGAGAACATCTCATCATCGCAAACGCCTTTATATTCGCGATGATCGCAGCGTTACTCATCTATCTGCTCTCGATAAAGAGAACCTCACCTGAGATGATGGTGCTTGCAGGTATTGCGATCATGTATCTATTCTCTGCGATGACCTCCTCACTCCAGTATATGGGAGAGGCAGAAGAGGTTCAGGAAGTGGTTTACTGGATGTTTGGATCACTCGGCAGGGCAGACTGGGAATCATCGTTCCCGTATGGGAATATCGGGATCATCGCGATGGTACTTCTTGTCACAATCCCATATCTGCTCTTGAAGTCATGGGACCTCAATGCTTTAGGAGCAGGGGATGAGACCGCAAAGAGCCTCGGTGTGAGGGTTGAACGGATCAGAATAACCTGCATGTTCATCGCATCCTTTATAACAGCATCGATAATAGCTTTCACAGGCACGATCGGTTTCATAGGGCTTGTCTGCCCACATATAACAAGGATGATGATCGGATCTGATCACAGGTTTCTTCTACCTGGGACATGCCTCACAGGTGCGGTGCTCCTGCTTGCTACAGATACGGTTGCAAGAACGATTGTTGCACCTGTGATACTTCCTGTCGGAATCGTGACAGCTTTTATGGGTGTTCCGCTCTTTGTGTATCTTCTGATGAGGCAGAGGGGTGGTTACTGGTGA
- a CDS encoding iron ABC transporter ATP-binding protein has translation MKLKIKDLTFSYPGHTILDGITVEIEPSEFFGIIGPNGTGKTTLIKCIDTILKPHGGCVMLDGMEVRDLDKRELARKIGYVPQHAPGGFPATVFDTILMGRRPYIGWRVTESDIDKVLETVELLGIEELSLRTFSELSGGERQKVLVARALCQDPEVLLLDEPTSNLDIKHQLEVMKIIQTITKKRGILAIMAIHDLNLASRYADRVAMMHGGKIAAVGTPEDVLTVENIRSVYGVEVAVRNDGGKPYILPIRPVEV, from the coding sequence GTGAAGCTTAAGATAAAAGATCTCACGTTCAGTTATCCAGGCCATACGATACTTGATGGTATTACGGTCGAGATTGAGCCTTCAGAGTTCTTCGGTATCATAGGTCCAAACGGGACAGGTAAGACCACGCTCATAAAGTGCATCGACACAATCCTGAAGCCACACGGCGGTTGCGTCATGCTTGATGGAATGGAAGTGAGAGATCTTGATAAACGAGAGCTTGCAAGAAAGATCGGATATGTTCCGCAGCATGCTCCAGGAGGCTTTCCTGCCACGGTATTTGATACGATTCTGATGGGAAGGCGTCCCTATATCGGATGGCGAGTCACGGAGAGCGATATTGATAAGGTTCTTGAGACCGTGGAACTTCTCGGGATAGAGGAGTTATCACTTCGCACCTTCAGTGAATTAAGCGGTGGTGAGCGGCAGAAGGTACTGGTTGCCCGTGCACTCTGTCAGGACCCGGAAGTTCTCCTCCTGGATGAGCCGACATCCAATCTCGATATTAAGCACCAGCTTGAAGTCATGAAGATAATACAGACGATCACAAAAAAGCGTGGAATCCTGGCGATAATGGCGATCCATGATCTCAATTTAGCCTCCCGTTATGCAGACAGGGTCGCGATGATGCACGGGGGAAAGATTGCAGCGGTTGGTACGCCCGAGGATGTGCTAACCGTTGAGAACATAAGATCGGTCTATGGCGTTGAGGTCGCTGTCAGGAACGATGGGGGTAAGCCATATATTCTACCTATAAGACCTGTGGAAGTTTGA
- a CDS encoding methyl coenzyme M reductase subunit beta, with amino-acid sequence MPYPYLKDRVSLYSDRGEVLAEDVPIEAISPLHNPGAQQVKDTLCRTILWNAEEAEYKIKSGHLGDEYIHIPRTPWLAMEDYEIMANIEKIAKRVEELLRTAPDDDTEVQILRGGRYLLVRPPTRLAWCGIEYQTALTNVAYAIEQACVDVCDADWRTYPYIHAAIYGRFPQTPEYDGSSLRWMLKPVIEDENPGYALRNMLINHIAACTRSRTLEAAALCSLLETISVVEMGEMLGPWYRHYLMTMAYQGFNGNDLVRDILKECGQNGTMADVVAYTVERMIDDGVIKEKKTFPSGYKMYESVDEDLRHAYLSSGMLAATIVNCGSARAAQGVMTSIYYFNDQMEMETALPCTGYGVSMGTALASGFFSHTIYGGSAPGLYSGNHVITKTGKVYYMPCYAAAVAIDAGTQTWTPEMTSEFVGDVYSEIDIIREPMEAIAEGALEIKSKFE; translated from the coding sequence ATGCCATACCCATATTTAAAAGATAGGGTTAGTCTATACAGTGACCGTGGAGAGGTCCTTGCGGAAGATGTACCAATCGAAGCAATATCTCCTCTTCACAACCCAGGCGCACAGCAGGTGAAAGACACACTTTGCCGAACCATTCTCTGGAATGCAGAAGAAGCAGAGTATAAGATAAAGTCAGGGCACCTTGGGGATGAATATATCCACATACCGCGGACGCCATGGCTAGCAATGGAAGATTATGAAATCATGGCGAACATCGAGAAGATCGCCAAGCGTGTCGAGGAACTTTTAAGGACAGCACCTGATGATGATACCGAGGTTCAGATACTGAGGGGAGGGCGTTATCTATTGGTTAGGCCACCAACAAGGCTTGCCTGGTGTGGTATTGAATACCAGACAGCACTGACGAACGTGGCTTACGCCATTGAGCAGGCGTGCGTTGATGTCTGTGATGCTGACTGGAGAACATATCCATACATCCATGCCGCCATCTATGGGAGATTCCCGCAGACACCTGAGTATGACGGTTCATCACTCAGATGGATGCTGAAGCCTGTTATCGAGGATGAAAACCCGGGCTATGCTCTCAGGAACATGCTGATCAACCATATTGCAGCATGTACAAGATCAAGAACACTTGAGGCTGCCGCCCTATGTTCGCTCCTTGAGACGATATCAGTTGTCGAGATGGGTGAAATGCTTGGACCATGGTACAGGCACTACCTAATGACGATGGCGTACCAGGGTTTCAATGGAAACGATCTCGTGCGAGATATACTGAAGGAATGCGGGCAGAACGGTACAATGGCAGATGTCGTTGCATATACGGTCGAGCGAATGATTGATGATGGCGTAATAAAGGAGAAGAAAACCTTCCCGTCTGGTTACAAGATGTATGAGAGTGTGGATGAGGATCTCAGACATGCCTACCTGTCTTCTGGTATGCTTGCAGCAACCATCGTGAACTGTGGTTCAGCCAGGGCAGCACAGGGTGTCATGACCAGTATCTATTACTTCAATGACCAGATGGAAATGGAAACCGCACTGCCATGCACAGGATATGGTGTCTCGATGGGAACAGCTCTTGCATCAGGGTTCTTCTCGCACACGATCTACGGTGGTTCAGCGCCGGGTCTCTACTCAGGAAACCACGTCATCACCAAGACAGGTAAGGTTTACTATATGCCATGTTATGCAGCAGCAGTTGCGATCGATGCTGGAACACAGACCTGGACACCCGAGATGACATCCGAGTTTGTCGGTGACGTCTACTCAGAGATCGACATCATCCGTGAGCCGATGGAAGCTATCGCGGAAGGTGCGCTCGAGATAAAGAGTAAGTTTGAATGA
- a CDS encoding methyl coenzyme M reductase subunit gamma, with amino-acid sequence MGAEEILKQQVEAAKERMAKRKYQRQYYPGSTMVPENRRKFYDPIRPLEVLRTLTDEDFQNLLGFRALGQRYLSVHPPLEEIGEPDDPIRELVPADAGAKAGDRITTMVMSDSLTHPLIGPYTRIWMYLNRFRGIDGASYSARTTLEMREREMEGVSRVIIEAECFDPARDAFRQFGCTGASSRLDKNGLFFDPMARIEYDPSTGHYMQVKDGFGIPLDKPVDLGPTLPEEEKAKRNVMYMNTDGNPVLAGPEWEVLVVKRRIQALRFLAGMGPYKLNGK; translated from the coding sequence ATGGGTGCTGAAGAAATTTTAAAGCAGCAGGTTGAAGCTGCCAAAGAAAGGATGGCAAAGCGAAAGTACCAGCGTCAGTATTACCCTGGAAGCACGATGGTTCCCGAAAACAGAAGGAAGTTCTATGATCCAATCAGGCCACTTGAGGTATTGAGAACGCTTACAGATGAGGACTTCCAGAACCTGCTTGGTTTCAGGGCGCTTGGACAGCGTTATCTCTCGGTTCACCCACCACTCGAGGAGATCGGTGAGCCAGACGATCCTATACGAGAGCTTGTCCCTGCAGATGCAGGTGCAAAGGCTGGTGATCGTATCACAACAATGGTGATGAGTGACTCACTGACACACCCGCTCATCGGTCCTTATACCAGAATCTGGATGTATCTTAATCGATTCAGGGGGATCGATGGCGCTTCATACTCTGCGCGAACAACGCTCGAGATGAGAGAGCGAGAGATGGAAGGTGTCTCTCGTGTCATCATCGAGGCCGAGTGCTTCGATCCTGCGAGGGATGCATTCAGGCAGTTCGGATGTACTGGGGCGTCATCCAGGCTTGACAAAAACGGGCTCTTCTTTGATCCGATGGCACGAATCGAATACGATCCTTCAACAGGACACTACATGCAGGTGAAGGACGGATTCGGCATTCCGCTGGATAAACCTGTCGATCTCGGTCCAACACTCCCTGAAGAAGAGAAGGCAAAGCGAAACGTCATGTACATGAATACAGATGGAAATCCTGTACTTGCAGGTCCTGAGTGGGAAGTACTGGTCGTCAAGCGAAGGATACAGGCGCTGAGGTTCCTTGCAGGGATGGGACCGTATAAGTTGAATGGTAAGTGA
- a CDS encoding methyl coenzyme M reductase subunit alpha, with translation MAEEIKLDPELLAKLCERKIRSWQTDNAELLKATRADLTEAERAELLEKMYDDEEALKKVFQTMGNPQVAVGMEFTREGGDISDEEMKEICDRWGLTREEVDQICDELWISERDIATCPGFLFGRGVPHPDQGDTPEAKDDPTQSIWYHRLMKTQMQLAMHEYGTYQRAMNESVLAKGFGVEDVREETTEYPAGGISQVPEKLEYVKVSKEIEKQRGISLYRPHLHWHGIELGQKPYVKWKITATHMQRPCRTFDGLSMEQINFLNNAACHQWMADVQRTHIFGLDLAHRTVERRFGKEVTPDSINLYMEMHNHNIAAGSLIMEHIGETDPRLVADSYVKIITGNEAMLEVLDPQYIIDVRQLFPEYQASQIMNQIGDKLFEVARIPTLITMIGDHGTTRGWTGQQASLAFLSAYRIPAGEAVTSDFVYTVKHGDNIFMGNRLPWRRAKMVNNPGGVSFGYAADISQASRAPESQDPFDPVNVFLESVAWSGYYDIGYLHNYLAGGSSGWTQVMITQGYCSDIDNDFCYRTLDADTMTHFMGLDFAPTSMDSLYTATEGIVKYGMEYFDKMPIAQETLYGGLQRAALISAVGGASTAYFCRTPTFGLPGFYHGLLLCKEGWNRLGFYASDGPHQQGTFHAYTLIGEYGGPLELRGPNYPDYNWSVAHLGIYTAYVNGPHFLCGHGYSCNPIVHGAFADPSLLFDFAHVRREVARGAVHEFMPAGERDVVIPAH, from the coding sequence ATGGCAGAAGAAATTAAACTTGATCCTGAACTTCTTGCAAAGCTCTGTGAGCGAAAGATACGATCATGGCAGACCGATAATGCAGAACTCCTGAAAGCTACCAGGGCCGATCTGACTGAAGCCGAGCGTGCAGAGCTTCTCGAGAAGATGTATGACGATGAAGAGGCGCTCAAGAAGGTTTTCCAGACCATGGGAAATCCGCAAGTGGCTGTTGGGATGGAATTTACCAGAGAGGGAGGAGATATCAGTGACGAGGAGATGAAGGAAATCTGTGATCGATGGGGACTCACAAGAGAAGAAGTCGATCAGATATGTGATGAACTCTGGATCTCCGAACGTGATATTGCAACCTGTCCTGGTTTCCTCTTCGGAAGAGGTGTTCCACATCCGGACCAGGGAGACACCCCCGAGGCTAAAGATGATCCAACCCAGTCGATCTGGTACCACCGCCTGATGAAGACACAGATGCAGCTTGCGATGCACGAGTATGGAACGTACCAGCGTGCGATGAATGAGTCGGTACTGGCAAAAGGTTTTGGCGTGGAAGATGTACGCGAAGAGACAACCGAGTATCCAGCAGGAGGTATCAGTCAGGTTCCAGAGAAGCTTGAATATGTTAAGGTCTCAAAGGAGATCGAGAAGCAGCGTGGTATCTCACTCTACAGACCACACCTGCACTGGCATGGTATCGAGCTTGGACAGAAGCCATACGTCAAGTGGAAGATAACCGCAACGCATATGCAGCGACCATGCAGGACTTTCGATGGTCTCTCGATGGAACAGATAAACTTCCTGAACAACGCAGCCTGCCACCAGTGGATGGCTGATGTCCAGCGGACACACATATTCGGTCTGGATCTTGCCCACAGAACGGTTGAGAGACGATTCGGTAAGGAGGTTACCCCTGACTCGATCAACCTGTACATGGAGATGCACAACCACAACATCGCAGCAGGTTCACTGATCATGGAACACATCGGTGAGACTGATCCAAGGCTTGTTGCAGACTCCTATGTCAAGATTATAACAGGCAACGAGGCGATGCTCGAGGTGCTCGATCCACAGTACATAATCGATGTGAGGCAACTCTTCCCCGAGTATCAGGCATCACAGATCATGAACCAGATCGGTGATAAGCTCTTTGAGGTTGCACGTATCCCGACACTTATCACGATGATAGGTGATCACGGGACAACAAGAGGATGGACAGGACAGCAGGCATCACTTGCGTTCCTCTCAGCATACAGAATCCCTGCAGGTGAGGCAGTAACAAGTGACTTCGTCTATACGGTTAAGCATGGAGATAACATTTTCATGGGTAACAGGTTGCCATGGAGGCGTGCCAAGATGGTAAACAATCCTGGCGGTGTATCATTTGGATATGCAGCCGATATATCACAGGCATCACGAGCTCCTGAGTCACAGGATCCATTTGATCCAGTGAACGTCTTCCTCGAGAGTGTGGCATGGTCTGGATACTATGATATCGGGTATCTCCACAACTACCTTGCAGGCGGTTCATCTGGATGGACACAGGTCATGATCACCCAGGGCTACTGCTCAGATATCGACAACGACTTCTGTTACAGGACACTCGATGCTGATACAATGACCCACTTCATGGGACTTGACTTTGCACCAACAAGTATGGACTCACTCTACACTGCAACTGAAGGTATCGTTAAGTACGGTATGGAGTACTTTGACAAGATGCCGATCGCTCAGGAAACACTCTACGGAGGGCTCCAGCGCGCAGCTCTGATCTCAGCAGTCGGAGGTGCATCCACGGCATACTTCTGCAGAACTCCAACCTTTGGACTGCCTGGATTCTACCACGGTCTCCTGCTTTGTAAGGAAGGCTGGAACAGGCTCGGATTCTATGCATCCGATGGTCCACACCAGCAGGGAACATTCCATGCATACACCCTCATCGGTGAGTATGGAGGTCCACTTGAGTTAAGAGGTCCAAACTACCCAGACTACAACTGGTCAGTCGCACATCTTGGTATATACACTGCATACGTCAATGGGCCACACTTCCTCTGTGGACATGGATACTCATGCAACCCGATCGTACACGGAGCATTCGCAGATCCATCGCTACTCTTTGACTTTGCCCACGTAAGAAGAGAGGTTGCAAGAGGAGCGGTCCATGAGTTTATGCCCGCAGGTGAGCGTGACGTCGTTATACCGGCACACTGA
- a CDS encoding microcin C ABC transporter ATP-binding protein YejF produces the protein MQLLKLKNVSLVLNETELLSCLNFEINEQDIIGITGRRGAGKSLLLHLIKGVEGYEPVAGEIRYHIRFCERCKRVELPSKPTCPICHSQMELLDIDLHADKQIHDAIKRRVGLMFQKTQALFSFRTVEENILEALRTAKFPYEMRDERTREIIEMMNITHRREFACMDLSCGEKQRVIVGRLIALDPLLMLLDSPESFLDPLTTSMICSAIRAAGLTVMMSSSRPQIFEGIADRILFLDKGKIEQFDRVDPEMFVQSTQLTPTQRSEGAPLIRLKGVCKYYAMPVNLYSKEATHVRAVDDLDITIQRGEIHGLVGVSGSGKSTILKIIWGDEKTKDFRGNCEFTFTDGRYRLDSLEAIARARTHISYLGQDSCLIPSRTIFDNLKSFIAEDKLREAAIDNAMEVLLRFGFSEEEVLSLYDRLPSEISAGEAQLILISMAILRDPEVILLDDPTSALDAQSAAKLADVILQIRATCGTSFLIASNDTDLLTICDHIDLIQEGRMAYCGTSLNECLKIMDINNSQSL, from the coding sequence ATGCAACTGCTTAAATTAAAAAATGTATCACTTGTTCTGAATGAAACAGAGTTACTTAGCTGTTTAAATTTTGAGATCAATGAGCAGGATATCATTGGTATCACTGGCAGGCGTGGTGCTGGAAAAAGCCTGCTACTACATCTGATAAAAGGGGTCGAGGGATACGAACCTGTAGCAGGAGAGATACGCTATCACATACGTTTCTGTGAAAGATGTAAACGTGTGGAGTTACCTTCAAAGCCCACCTGTCCGATCTGCCACTCGCAGATGGAATTGCTCGATATAGACCTGCATGCTGATAAACAGATCCATGACGCGATAAAAAGACGTGTAGGACTGATGTTTCAGAAGACACAGGCACTCTTCTCATTCAGAACTGTGGAGGAGAATATACTCGAAGCCCTCAGAACAGCAAAGTTCCCATATGAGATGCGGGATGAGCGTACCCGTGAGATCATCGAGATGATGAATATAACACATAGAAGGGAGTTTGCCTGTATGGATTTGAGCTGTGGTGAGAAGCAACGGGTAATAGTTGGGAGACTCATCGCACTCGACCCGCTCCTGATGCTCCTTGATTCGCCAGAAAGTTTCCTTGATCCTTTAACCACCTCGATGATCTGCAGTGCGATACGTGCTGCAGGTCTCACGGTTATGATGAGTTCATCGAGACCTCAAATATTCGAAGGTATCGCTGACAGGATACTTTTTCTCGATAAAGGAAAGATTGAGCAGTTTGACAGGGTCGATCCAGAGATGTTTGTGCAATCCACGCAATTAACTCCCACGCAAAGATCAGAAGGGGCGCCCCTCATACGGCTTAAAGGCGTATGTAAGTACTATGCCATGCCGGTAAACCTCTACAGCAAAGAAGCGACGCATGTCAGGGCGGTTGACGATCTTGATATCACAATCCAGCGGGGTGAGATACACGGGCTTGTGGGTGTAAGTGGATCTGGAAAGAGCACGATTCTCAAGATTATCTGGGGAGATGAGAAGACAAAAGATTTTAGGGGTAACTGCGAGTTCACATTCACTGATGGAAGATATCGCCTGGATAGTCTGGAGGCGATCGCTCGTGCACGTACTCACATCTCATATCTTGGTCAGGACTCGTGTCTAATTCCATCCCGTACGATCTTCGATAACCTGAAGTCCTTTATCGCTGAAGATAAATTGCGGGAAGCAGCAATCGATAATGCTATGGAAGTCTTACTGCGCTTTGGATTTAGTGAGGAGGAGGTGCTCTCGCTCTATGATCGATTGCCATCTGAGATCAGTGCAGGTGAGGCACAGTTAATACTTATATCGATGGCAATTCTCCGCGATCCGGAGGTGATCCTGCTCGATGATCCCACATCTGCACTTGATGCTCAATCTGCAGCAAAACTTGCAGACGTGATACTTCAGATCAGAGCTACGTGTGGAACCTCGTTCCTCATAGCTTCAAACGACACCGATCTTCTTACAATATGTGATCATATTGATCTGATTCAGGAAGGACGCATGGCATACTGTGGCACGTCTCTCAATGAATGCCTTAAGATCATGGACATAAACAATTCCCAAAGCTTATAA
- a CDS encoding thermosome subunit: protein MAVDKREKIRYFKKTLEEEAQRAMQEFQIHQAIAAEVARERKIEEPKKVLDENISVIRAFHDAVKTAFGPRGSYKMMVDSYGEVDVTCDGSLIIDEMDIEHPAGKMLASTIENLNELGDGATKTVILTGALLREAESLISMKIHPATVIRGYELASAFIRDTLNDLAIVSDDATLLEVARTSLTSLPDLSDELHERIAATVVDVAKSVTEEDEVGKRIVQRKRVCVERSVGGSTSELETLDGIIINRDLLDEDMPDRVEDARIALLDFPLEIKMKRVEEKFMRERQGSDKPYIAINAPPGVSPVKAMLDHLDRLMQDDIDKLQRLGVNVLFCHRTIDEVAKRYLTKAGIFAVKRVESSVLRDLEKTTGAKTVILLKDLCEDDIGTASLVEVRRFGRNTMIVVEGCPGERFRSVMLRGGTLHSINEVQRAFMRTLKVVAAAIEENKVITGGGHTEIELALRLRTYANRLSGKEQFAVLSYADALEMVPAALAENMGYNRVDKIVELRSKHRSGDKIDTKLVEPLRIERQVVSSATELACALLRIDYQINAKNKLSTLDQQSVEPHPDTPSECLEYMAPRQWGLWDARMRTDKRSVYWKND from the coding sequence ATGGCTGTAGATAAAAGAGAAAAGATACGATATTTCAAAAAAACGCTCGAAGAGGAAGCGCAGCGGGCGATGCAGGAGTTCCAGATACATCAGGCTATTGCCGCAGAGGTAGCGAGGGAGCGCAAAATTGAAGAGCCAAAAAAAGTGCTGGATGAGAACATATCGGTGATAAGGGCATTCCATGACGCCGTAAAAACAGCATTTGGTCCCCGGGGTTCGTATAAGATGATGGTGGATTCCTATGGTGAAGTCGATGTCACATGTGACGGTTCACTCATCATCGATGAGATGGATATAGAGCATCCAGCAGGCAAGATGCTGGCATCCACAATCGAGAACCTGAACGAACTTGGGGATGGTGCGACAAAGACGGTGATACTCACAGGAGCACTCCTCAGGGAGGCAGAATCACTGATTTCGATGAAGATACATCCTGCTACGGTCATACGGGGCTATGAACTTGCATCGGCCTTTATTAGAGATACACTCAATGATCTGGCCATCGTGAGTGATGACGCCACATTGCTTGAGGTTGCAAGAACATCGCTTACCTCCCTCCCTGATCTTTCCGATGAACTGCATGAGCGTATCGCCGCGACGGTCGTCGATGTTGCAAAGTCGGTAACTGAGGAGGATGAAGTAGGGAAGAGAATAGTACAGCGAAAACGTGTGTGCGTGGAGCGGTCTGTTGGTGGAAGCACGTCTGAGCTTGAAACCCTGGATGGCATCATTATCAACAGAGATCTTCTTGATGAAGATATGCCAGATCGTGTGGAAGATGCGAGGATTGCGTTGCTTGACTTCCCGCTGGAGATAAAGATGAAACGCGTGGAAGAGAAGTTCATGCGCGAGCGGCAGGGTAGTGATAAGCCGTATATTGCAATTAATGCTCCACCAGGTGTCAGCCCTGTGAAGGCGATGCTGGATCATCTCGACAGGTTGATGCAGGATGATATCGATAAGTTGCAGCGTCTTGGTGTCAATGTTCTCTTCTGTCACAGGACGATCGATGAGGTTGCTAAGCGCTATCTAACAAAAGCCGGGATATTTGCGGTAAAACGGGTGGAAAGTAGTGTTCTCAGGGATCTTGAGAAGACCACCGGTGCAAAGACTGTAATTCTGCTTAAAGATCTTTGCGAGGATGATATAGGAACCGCCTCGCTTGTTGAAGTGAGAAGATTTGGCAGAAACACGATGATCGTGGTTGAAGGCTGTCCTGGCGAGAGATTCAGGTCGGTTATGCTTCGAGGTGGAACACTTCATTCGATAAATGAGGTCCAGCGCGCATTTATGCGAACACTTAAGGTGGTTGCAGCTGCTATCGAGGAGAATAAAGTGATCACTGGGGGTGGGCATACCGAGATTGAACTTGCGTTACGCCTCAGAACGTACGCCAATAGACTTTCAGGGAAGGAGCAGTTTGCAGTCTTATCGTACGCAGATGCCCTTGAGATGGTCCCTGCAGCACTTGCAGAGAATATGGGCTATAACAGGGTTGATAAAATCGTTGAACTACGTTCAAAGCACAGATCAGGCGATAAAATCGATACGAAACTGGTTGAACCACTCAGGATAGAGCGGCAGGTGGTATCTTCGGCAACAGAGCTTGCATGCGCCCTGCTAAGGATAGATTACCAGATAAATGCCAAGAACAAGCTATCGACGCTGGATCAACAGTCCGTGGAACCACACCCAGATACTCCATCGGAATGCTTAGAGTATATGGCACCGCGACAGTGGGGCCTATGGGATGCACGAATGCGCACAGACAAGAGATCAGTTTACTGGAAGAATGACTGA